In a single window of the Dysgonomonas mossii genome:
- a CDS encoding glycoside hydrolase family 43 protein, protein MKTSKYLVPDAYMADPAAHVFNGRLYIYPSHDWESGIEENDNGDHFNMKDYHVFSTDDIENGVLTDHGVVLDTANIPWAGRQLWDCDVACKDGKYYMYFPLKDQNDIFRIGVAISDKPEGPFTPEENPIKGSYSIDPAIWEENGEYYMYFGGLWGGQLQRYRNNKALECAVLPEGKDLALCPKVVKLSADMLGFSEEPRDVLILDENGDPLTAGDTERRFFEASWLHKYNGKYYFSYSTGDTHLLCYATGDNPYGPFVYQGVILTPVIGWTTHHAIAEFKGKWYLFYHDCVPSEGKTWLRSLKVVELEYDSNGKIKTIEGTLN, encoded by the coding sequence ATGAAAACGTCTAAATATTTAGTTCCTGATGCTTACATGGCAGATCCAGCTGCTCATGTTTTTAACGGGAGATTGTATATATATCCTTCACACGATTGGGAAAGTGGAATCGAAGAAAATGATAATGGCGATCACTTCAATATGAAGGATTATCATGTGTTTTCTACCGATGATATCGAAAATGGTGTCCTTACAGATCATGGTGTTGTGTTAGATACAGCAAATATCCCTTGGGCTGGTCGTCAATTGTGGGATTGTGATGTAGCCTGTAAAGATGGCAAATATTATATGTATTTTCCACTGAAGGATCAAAATGATATTTTTCGTATAGGAGTAGCTATTAGCGATAAGCCCGAAGGGCCATTCACTCCTGAGGAAAATCCAATAAAGGGAAGTTATAGTATCGATCCTGCTATTTGGGAAGAAAATGGCGAATACTATATGTATTTTGGTGGATTATGGGGTGGACAGCTTCAACGTTATCGCAACAACAAAGCGCTAGAATGTGCCGTTCTGCCCGAAGGAAAAGATTTAGCTCTATGTCCTAAAGTTGTAAAATTGAGTGCTGACATGCTTGGATTTTCAGAAGAGCCTCGCGATGTTCTCATCCTAGATGAGAACGGAGACCCATTAACGGCAGGAGATACAGAGAGACGTTTTTTTGAAGCATCATGGTTGCATAAATACAATGGTAAATATTACTTTTCATACTCCACAGGTGATACACATTTATTGTGTTATGCTACCGGAGATAATCCGTACGGTCCTTTTGTGTATCAAGGAGTAATTCTTACTCCGGTTATCGGTTGGACTACTCATCATGCAATTGCCGAATTCAAAGGGAAATGGTATTTATTTTACCATGACTGTGTACCATCTGAAGGGAAAACATGGTTGCGTAGCCTTAAGGTGGTAGAACTGGAATATGATAGCAACGGTAAAATTAAAACGATTGAAGGTACACTTAATTAG
- a CDS encoding RagB/SusD family nutrient uptake outer membrane protein yields MKNIYKTFLKSCILFLILGTSLASCEDYLDKEPDSTISGDDAFKNFMNFQGYIEEIYNCIPDKQKCNWAPSWNWGDDEIFNPEADGRMTHQVDLGNYRAWRSAGDWLYNSNSSSTATGDGSPKRHSLWPHAWYCISKANEGLANLDKLTTATAEEKNLIAGQLYFFRAWWHFELMTFFGGLPYVDHVLDATGTLTLPRLSYQECADKAAADFRQAADLLPIDWDNTTVGKNTVGKNQLRINKIMALGYLGKNYLWAGSPLMKNGPKVGGSQTYDYDEAYCKKAAEAFGELLSLVEGNQTQYALAQFNYKDIYNHERAEGSTSSYSDIFYTTRQNWLQPGSVEAIFRGPSPDFNASNWNTAKVFGPKVGGLVAHDNVIHQPTANYVNMYGMDNGLPLNDPASGFDPNYPFKNRDPRFYHDIVFDGFKYVNSTMPADMEYLRYCSLYTGGAMRPVANASRTGYFIQKLVPHTCNEYDRTYDWGGNYHCYLPYMRLSDIYLMYAESCAAFGGASGKSSNFSKTAEGAINTVRDRVKAGHVGSSYTASKNKFIDEIRRERAVELSFEGFRFNDLQRWLLLTEYPYTVKTSQEFKRVENNDFFKNNDPKDARVSEFKEEVILTRVFGTKHYWFPLPDNDVYLYPEFGQNPGW; encoded by the coding sequence ATGAAAAATATATATAAAACTTTTCTAAAGAGTTGTATCCTGTTCTTAATATTAGGAACTAGTTTAGCTTCTTGTGAAGATTATTTGGATAAAGAACCTGATTCTACTATATCAGGAGATGATGCCTTTAAGAACTTCATGAATTTTCAGGGCTACATAGAAGAGATTTACAATTGCATACCTGACAAACAGAAGTGCAATTGGGCTCCTTCCTGGAATTGGGGTGACGATGAAATCTTCAACCCCGAGGCTGATGGTCGTATGACTCACCAAGTAGACCTTGGAAACTACCGCGCATGGAGAAGCGCAGGTGATTGGTTATATAACAGTAATAGTAGTTCTACAGCTACCGGAGACGGATCTCCTAAACGACATTCATTATGGCCTCATGCATGGTATTGCATAAGTAAAGCAAATGAAGGATTGGCTAATCTGGACAAGTTAACAACAGCCACAGCTGAGGAAAAAAATCTGATTGCAGGGCAACTATATTTCTTTCGTGCATGGTGGCATTTTGAACTCATGACATTCTTTGGTGGGTTACCTTATGTAGACCATGTATTAGATGCTACCGGAACATTGACTCTTCCTCGATTGAGTTATCAGGAATGTGCAGATAAAGCTGCTGCCGACTTTAGGCAAGCTGCCGATCTACTTCCTATCGACTGGGATAACACAACAGTAGGGAAAAATACAGTGGGCAAAAACCAATTGCGTATTAATAAAATAATGGCATTAGGTTATTTGGGTAAAAATTATCTTTGGGCAGGTAGCCCATTGATGAAAAACGGTCCTAAAGTAGGTGGAAGTCAAACTTATGACTATGATGAGGCATACTGTAAAAAAGCTGCTGAAGCCTTTGGTGAACTACTAAGTCTTGTAGAAGGTAATCAAACTCAATATGCATTAGCTCAGTTCAACTACAAAGATATTTATAATCATGAGAGAGCTGAAGGTTCTACATCTAGCTACTCGGATATTTTTTACACCACTCGTCAAAACTGGTTACAACCGGGATCTGTTGAAGCAATTTTCAGGGGGCCATCTCCAGACTTCAATGCCAGTAACTGGAATACTGCGAAGGTATTTGGTCCTAAAGTTGGCGGTTTGGTTGCTCATGATAACGTGATTCACCAACCAACAGCAAACTATGTTAATATGTATGGTATGGATAATGGACTTCCTCTAAATGATCCAGCTTCAGGCTTTGATCCTAATTACCCATTCAAAAATAGAGATCCTCGCTTCTATCATGATATTGTATTTGATGGATTCAAATATGTAAATAGTACTATGCCTGCGGATATGGAATATCTGCGTTATTGTAGTCTTTATACAGGAGGTGCAATGAGACCCGTAGCTAATGCTAGCCGTACAGGATATTTTATCCAAAAGCTGGTACCTCATACCTGCAACGAGTATGATAGAACATATGACTGGGGAGGAAACTATCACTGCTATTTGCCATATATGCGTTTATCTGATATTTATTTGATGTATGCCGAATCATGTGCTGCATTTGGTGGTGCTAGTGGTAAATCTTCTAATTTCTCAAAAACGGCAGAAGGTGCGATCAATACAGTGAGAGATCGTGTAAAAGCAGGACATGTAGGCAGCTCTTATACAGCAAGTAAAAATAAATTTATAGACGAAATTCGTAGAGAGCGTGCCGTAGAACTTTCATTTGAAGGATTCCGTTTCAATGATTTGCAACGTTGGTTATTACTAACAGAATATCCGTATACAGTAAAAACATCACAGGAATTTAAGCGTGTAGAAAACAATGACTTTTTCAAGAATAACGACCCAAAAGATGCAAGGGTATCAGAATTCAAAGAAGAAGTTATTCTTACACGAGTATTTGGTACCAAACATTATTGGTTCCCTCTTCCTGACAATGATGTATATCTATATCCTGAATTCGGGCAAAATCCGGGCTGGTAA
- a CDS encoding glycoside hydrolase family 43 protein: protein MKKNVIAIITGILLFSPFSLSSQTKANKKLQKGVPTFSKFIYQGNDKVYNENPLKSNEFYTPILQGCYPDLSITRKGDDYYLVNSSFAFFPGVPIFHSKDLVNWTQIGNVLERPTQLKVQDIEMSAGVYAPDIAYNPHNDTFYMITTHIGGGLGNIVVKTKDPRQGWGDPIRLEFNGIDPALFFDDDGKAYLVHNDAPDHGKELYSGHRVIKQWEYDVENDRVIPGTDKIIVDGGVDITKRPIWIEGPHIYKKDGRYFLMCAEGGTGDWHSEVIFVSENPRGPFKPAANNPILTQRYFAKDRKDKVDWAGHADLVQAPDGKYYGVFLAIRPNNKQRVNSGRETFILPVDWSGEFPVFENGLIPLSPKLKMPEGVQNQTGMNGFFPNGNFTFNDDFSSKSLDHRWIAVRGPREDFVNITKEGLQIKPFQTNIKDRKPISALFHRQQHKTFSTTVNMNYVPASETDLAGIVCYQKESFNYVFGITQKGSDSYILLVRTDKNKSTLVASEKIDVSKPIQLQVEADEDNYRFNYSVDNQVFKNIGGTVSGDILSTDVAGGFTGALIGLYSTSSNDFQP from the coding sequence ATGAAAAAAAATGTAATTGCTATTATTACAGGTATACTCTTATTTAGTCCTTTTAGTTTGAGCAGTCAGACTAAGGCAAACAAAAAACTTCAAAAAGGGGTTCCTACTTTTTCCAAATTTATTTATCAAGGGAATGATAAGGTTTATAACGAAAACCCTTTAAAAAGCAATGAATTTTATACACCGATTTTGCAAGGGTGTTATCCCGATCTGAGTATTACTCGTAAAGGAGATGACTATTATTTGGTCAACTCATCTTTTGCTTTTTTCCCGGGAGTCCCAATCTTTCATAGTAAAGATTTAGTTAATTGGACACAAATAGGAAATGTATTAGAAAGACCAACTCAACTAAAAGTACAAGATATAGAAATGAGTGCAGGAGTATATGCTCCCGACATTGCATACAATCCTCATAATGATACCTTTTATATGATCACAACTCATATTGGAGGAGGTTTGGGTAATATAGTTGTTAAAACTAAAGATCCTCGACAAGGATGGGGTGACCCGATCCGTCTAGAGTTTAATGGAATTGACCCGGCTTTATTCTTTGATGATGACGGTAAAGCTTATTTAGTACACAATGATGCTCCGGATCATGGCAAAGAATTGTATTCTGGCCACAGGGTTATTAAACAATGGGAATATGATGTAGAAAACGATAGAGTTATTCCTGGTACAGATAAAATAATAGTAGATGGGGGGGTGGATATTACAAAAAGACCTATATGGATAGAAGGCCCTCATATATATAAAAAAGATGGTCGTTATTTTTTGATGTGTGCAGAAGGAGGTACTGGTGATTGGCATAGTGAAGTGATTTTTGTTAGCGAAAATCCACGCGGACCATTTAAGCCGGCTGCTAATAATCCTATATTGACTCAAAGATATTTTGCAAAAGATAGAAAAGATAAAGTAGATTGGGCAGGACATGCCGATTTAGTACAAGCTCCTGATGGTAAGTATTACGGAGTATTTTTAGCAATTCGTCCTAATAATAAACAAAGAGTAAATTCGGGTAGAGAAACATTTATATTACCTGTAGATTGGAGTGGAGAATTCCCTGTTTTCGAGAATGGGCTTATTCCTCTATCGCCTAAATTGAAAATGCCGGAAGGTGTACAAAATCAAACAGGAATGAATGGTTTCTTCCCTAATGGAAACTTTACTTTTAATGACGATTTTTCAAGCAAGAGTTTAGATCATAGATGGATAGCAGTAAGAGGTCCTCGTGAAGATTTTGTGAATATTACGAAAGAGGGTTTACAGATTAAGCCATTCCAGACAAATATCAAAGATCGTAAGCCTATTTCAGCTTTGTTTCATAGACAACAGCATAAAACATTTTCAACAACAGTGAACATGAACTATGTACCTGCCTCTGAAACTGATTTAGCCGGAATCGTTTGTTATCAAAAAGAATCATTCAACTATGTATTTGGTATTACACAAAAAGGAAGCGACTCTTATATCTTGCTTGTCAGAACAGATAAGAATAAGTCTACCCTTGTTGCTAGTGAAAAAATTGATGTAAGCAAACCAATACAATTGCAGGTTGAAGCAGACGAAGATAATTATAGATTTAATTACTCTGTTGATAATCAAGTATTCAAAAATATTGGAGGAACTGTTTCCGGTGATATTCTTTCCACAGATGTTGCCGGTGGGTTTACTGGAGCATTGATTGGTTTATATTCAACATCTTCAAATGATTTTCAACCATAA
- a CDS encoding SusC/RagA family TonB-linked outer membrane protein, with translation MNNKTKRAWKIPCISLLLLFICFAAYAQKGTVITGNVVDKNDEPLTGVNITLKGNTSVGTVTDFDGNFSLTVPTGTKTIVATYVGMTTQDINIQGKQNVRVVMSENEEILSEVVVVGYGQQKKASVVGAITQTTGKVLERAAGISDIGAALTGNLPGVITTQSTGMPGEEEPKIVIRGASSWNNSDPLVLVDGIERPMSSVDISSVESVSVLKDASATAVYGVKGANGVILVTTKRGSDGSAKIDVGFNATLKAPSKLPNKLDSYDALMARNRAIEHELALTPDSWAYIRPQAFINNYRNQTTIEQRERYPNVDWQDALFKKTAMSYNANINVSGGTKVVKYFASADFVHEGDLFRVYDNGRNYNAGYGFDRLNVRSNLDFQITKTTLFKVNLAGSNAIKKTPWGQTDNSTWAVAQQWSGAYNIAPDVFLPQYSDGSWGFYPNISNVSNSAAVLSLGGTMQTTTTRINTDFTLEQDLGFITKGLSARGVVSWDNTFVEFERGINDLNNSAQGKWIDPETGQVTYRQNFDGNNKFDWMQGVNWATSGGSVNNGATLRNLYYQAQLNWARKFDAHSITAMGVFSRQEEARGSVMPIFREDWAFRATYDYADKYFIEYNGAYNGSDKFSKENRFAFFNSGAIGWMLSNENFMKGLKFLDMLKIRASYGEIGDDNLGGDKFDSARRWLYMTQWAYGGVTAMDLNHGNSPYTWYRKSALGNENVKWETVRKINVGADYSFLDGLFIGSVDVFRDDRRDILVWGDQRSTPSYLGAMPPTANIGRVRTNGYELELRINKRLSNDMRLWGNFNMTHSKNKILEKDDQALRPAYQKAAGYSIGQYTSYVDAGYVNTYDQLYGSTRHDTNDSQKLPGDYNIIDFNGDGVIDNKDLVPYGYSGTPQNTFNATIGFEWKGFSAFVQFYGVTNVTRDVSLTSFGNKLNTVYDIGTWWSKDNTSADVVVPRWSSSPSYNTSTQFLYDGSYIRLKNAEVAYTFTDGWIKKLGVKNMKIYLNGNNLWLWTRMPDDREANLSGAGYLGAYPTVRRYNLGIKFSL, from the coding sequence ATGAATAATAAAACAAAACGAGCTTGGAAAATTCCCTGCATAAGTTTACTCCTGCTATTTATTTGCTTTGCAGCATATGCGCAGAAAGGAACTGTTATTACGGGAAATGTCGTAGACAAAAATGATGAGCCTCTTACAGGAGTTAATATTACTTTAAAGGGCAATACATCAGTAGGAACTGTAACAGATTTTGATGGAAATTTTTCATTAACTGTTCCAACCGGAACAAAGACCATCGTAGCTACTTATGTAGGCATGACAACACAGGACATAAACATACAAGGCAAACAGAATGTAAGAGTGGTTATGTCCGAAAATGAAGAGATTTTAAGTGAAGTGGTTGTGGTAGGTTATGGTCAACAGAAGAAGGCCAGTGTTGTAGGAGCAATCACACAAACAACAGGTAAAGTTTTAGAGCGTGCCGCTGGTATTTCCGATATTGGAGCTGCTCTTACCGGTAATTTGCCCGGTGTAATCACTACTCAGAGTACAGGGATGCCCGGAGAAGAAGAACCAAAGATTGTTATTCGAGGAGCTAGTTCGTGGAACAATAGCGATCCTCTAGTATTAGTCGATGGTATCGAACGTCCAATGAGCTCCGTAGATATTAGTTCGGTAGAAAGCGTATCTGTTCTGAAAGATGCTTCTGCTACAGCTGTTTATGGAGTTAAAGGTGCGAATGGTGTTATTCTGGTTACTACCAAAAGAGGTAGTGACGGAAGCGCAAAAATAGATGTTGGTTTCAACGCAACACTAAAAGCTCCGTCTAAATTACCTAACAAATTGGATTCTTATGATGCATTAATGGCTCGTAACAGGGCTATTGAGCATGAATTAGCTCTAACTCCTGATTCTTGGGCTTATATACGACCACAAGCATTTATCAACAACTATCGGAACCAGACTACTATAGAGCAACGAGAACGCTATCCGAATGTAGATTGGCAGGATGCTCTATTCAAGAAGACTGCAATGTCTTATAATGCAAATATAAATGTATCGGGAGGAACAAAAGTTGTAAAATACTTTGCTTCTGCCGACTTTGTGCATGAAGGCGACCTTTTCCGCGTTTATGATAATGGACGTAATTATAATGCCGGATATGGATTCGACAGACTAAATGTTCGTAGTAATCTGGATTTTCAAATAACAAAGACAACTTTGTTTAAGGTTAATCTAGCAGGTTCTAATGCTATCAAGAAAACACCTTGGGGACAAACCGATAACTCTACATGGGCTGTTGCTCAACAATGGTCTGGAGCCTATAATATTGCACCGGATGTTTTCCTTCCGCAATATTCGGACGGCTCTTGGGGATTCTATCCAAATATTTCGAATGTTAGTAACTCGGCTGCCGTTCTTTCTTTGGGAGGTACAATGCAGACAACAACTACTCGTATCAATACAGACTTTACTTTAGAGCAAGACTTGGGCTTTATAACAAAAGGATTGTCTGCTAGAGGAGTTGTTTCTTGGGATAATACTTTTGTTGAATTCGAAAGAGGAATAAATGATTTAAATAATTCGGCTCAGGGAAAATGGATAGATCCAGAAACAGGTCAAGTAACTTATAGACAAAATTTTGATGGTAATAATAAGTTCGACTGGATGCAAGGTGTTAACTGGGCTACATCAGGAGGATCTGTAAATAATGGAGCAACATTACGTAATTTATACTATCAGGCACAATTGAATTGGGCTCGTAAATTTGATGCGCATAGCATAACAGCCATGGGTGTTTTCAGCCGTCAAGAAGAGGCGAGAGGTAGTGTAATGCCTATTTTCCGTGAAGACTGGGCTTTCCGTGCTACTTATGATTACGCAGACAAATACTTTATAGAATACAACGGTGCTTATAATGGCTCTGATAAATTCAGTAAAGAAAATCGTTTTGCATTCTTTAATTCCGGTGCGATAGGATGGATGTTAAGCAATGAGAATTTTATGAAAGGATTAAAATTCTTAGATATGCTTAAAATCAGAGCTTCATATGGGGAAATTGGAGATGATAATCTTGGTGGTGACAAATTCGATTCAGCGCGACGTTGGCTTTATATGACCCAGTGGGCTTATGGAGGGGTTACAGCAATGGATTTAAATCATGGAAATAGTCCTTATACATGGTACAGAAAATCAGCACTTGGAAATGAAAATGTGAAATGGGAAACCGTAAGAAAGATAAATGTAGGAGCAGACTACTCTTTCTTGGACGGATTATTTATTGGTAGTGTGGATGTTTTTAGAGATGACCGTAGAGATATCTTGGTATGGGGTGATCAACGCTCTACTCCGTCGTATTTAGGAGCTATGCCTCCTACAGCGAATATTGGTAGAGTTCGTACAAATGGTTATGAATTGGAATTACGTATAAATAAACGACTCTCTAATGACATGAGACTTTGGGGTAATTTCAACATGACACATTCTAAAAATAAAATATTAGAAAAAGATGACCAGGCGTTAAGACCTGCTTATCAGAAAGCTGCCGGATATAGCATTGGACAATATACATCTTACGTTGATGCAGGATATGTCAATACCTACGACCAATTATATGGAAGTACTCGACATGACACTAACGATTCGCAAAAATTACCCGGCGATTATAACATAATAGACTTCAATGGAGATGGGGTTATTGACAATAAAGACTTAGTTCCTTACGGATATTCTGGTACACCTCAGAATACATTCAATGCTACTATTGGCTTCGAATGGAAAGGATTTAGTGCTTTCGTTCAGTTCTATGGTGTGACAAATGTAACCCGAGATGTATCATTAACAAGCTTCGGTAATAAACTAAACACTGTATACGATATCGGAACATGGTGGTCGAAAGATAATACATCTGCCGATGTTGTAGTGCCACGATGGTCTTCTAGTCCGAGCTATAATACCAGTACTCAGTTTTTATATGACGGATCATATATCCGTTTGAAGAATGCTGAGGTTGCTTACACATTTACTGATGGCTGGATTAAGAAATTAGGTGTGAAAAATATGAAAATATATCTGAACGGAAATAATCTCTGGTTGTGGACAAGAATGCCTGACGACCGTGAAGCAAATTTATCCGGTGCAGGTTATTTAGGTGCTTATCCTACTGTAAGACGTTACAATTTAGGTATTAAATTCTCATTATAA